A window of the Butyricimonas faecalis genome harbors these coding sequences:
- a CDS encoding four helix bundle protein has translation MALSEELPLYRDTYRLLNNLLILTQDFPRFFRYSMGSRMVDLTLDMLSLIYKANSSYEKVGVLTEFLDRYRMLQMLFRVCVEQKVITERKYASFGLLLEKIGKQATSWKQYNERGMKKQEDKRQ, from the coding sequence ATGGCATTATCCGAAGAATTACCCCTATACCGCGACACTTACCGGTTGTTGAACAACCTGTTGATCCTGACGCAGGATTTTCCGCGCTTCTTCCGCTACAGTATGGGCAGCCGTATGGTGGATTTGACTTTGGATATGCTTTCTCTGATTTACAAGGCGAACAGCAGCTATGAAAAAGTGGGCGTATTGACCGAATTTCTCGACCGTTACCGCATGTTGCAGATGCTTTTCCGCGTATGTGTGGAGCAGAAGGTCATTACCGAGCGCAAATACGCCTCGTTCGGGCTGCTGTTGGAGAAGATAGGCAAGCAGGCTACGAGCTGGAAACAATATAACGAACGCGGAATGAAGAAACAGGAAGATAAAAGGCAATGA
- a CDS encoding fimbrillin family protein: MKIIRNIARRPWPSIGGWLPVMMLICGVLASCSSEDESTAPLPDGKYPLQLTAEVAQPQTRAGGKDAWTGGEEIRVSLEGVFGNKTYVMDASGNASPKDADNAFYWKNTDEARVSAWTPDIESETDISDQSGGYAAFDVLYASAIGRYDQAINLRFIHRMAKIEVILKAGEGITEEELEGATVTIFGDPLTHSTAGLVSPVDQSDGEIKPYYDAATKKYEALVPPQDMTGKPLIRISIGSNDFTYTPETEAAGKFGFFGGKRYAYTITVKASGIEVTAAKGGTWNAGGSENVGVTITYDGTETEPKIGDYYYSDGTWSDGGLRKLYADGTMEWAETKPQPENGKNVIAIVFHAGHHENDASDYSATGIGQQKCHGYAVALQDATNGHCQWGVYGTELGCCPTDGSGKKQNNYSAPDIDWSGYAWTQKIITAAGGKDKLNATEDSGYPATYYAVVDYAHKVPSPANSTGWFLPSIGQMWNVYQNRASLFEGKTVVSGLKSDWYWSSSEFYSLPADYALFVNVSNDRVNLDRKSSRFSFVRPVLAF, from the coding sequence ATGAAAATAATAAGGAACATAGCGAGAAGGCCGTGGCCGAGCATCGGCGGCTGGTTGCCGGTTATGATGCTCATCTGTGGGGTGCTCGCTTCCTGTAGCAGTGAGGATGAAAGCACCGCGCCCCTGCCCGACGGCAAGTACCCGCTGCAACTGACGGCGGAGGTGGCGCAGCCGCAGACCCGCGCCGGAGGTAAGGATGCGTGGACGGGCGGCGAGGAGATTAGAGTGTCACTGGAAGGCGTGTTTGGTAACAAAACATACGTGATGGACGCATCGGGCAATGCAAGCCCGAAGGATGCCGATAATGCCTTCTATTGGAAGAACACCGATGAAGCCCGCGTCAGTGCATGGACCCCGGACATAGAATCGGAAACGGATATTTCCGACCAAAGTGGCGGGTACGCCGCTTTCGATGTCCTGTACGCCAGTGCCATAGGGCGTTATGACCAAGCCATAAATCTCCGTTTCATCCACCGCATGGCGAAAATCGAAGTAATTCTCAAAGCTGGCGAAGGCATTACGGAAGAGGAGTTGGAGGGTGCGACCGTCACCATTTTCGGAGACCCGCTAACGCACTCAACCGCCGGCTTGGTATCACCGGTTGACCAATCGGACGGCGAGATAAAGCCCTATTACGATGCCGCAACGAAGAAATACGAGGCGTTAGTGCCGCCGCAGGATATGACGGGCAAGCCGCTCATCCGAATCAGCATAGGCAGCAATGACTTTACCTACACTCCCGAAACAGAAGCTGCCGGCAAATTTGGGTTTTTCGGTGGCAAGCGGTATGCCTACACCATCACCGTGAAAGCCAGTGGCATAGAGGTGACCGCAGCCAAGGGCGGAACGTGGAACGCCGGCGGCAGCGAGAATGTGGGCGTGACCATCACCTATGACGGCACGGAAACAGAACCGAAAATCGGCGACTATTACTACTCCGACGGCACCTGGAGCGACGGTGGCCTGCGCAAGCTCTATGCCGACGGCACGATGGAGTGGGCAGAGACCAAGCCGCAGCCGGAGAACGGTAAGAACGTTATCGCCATCGTGTTCCATGCCGGTCATCACGAAAACGATGCCTCCGATTACTCCGCCACCGGTATCGGTCAGCAGAAGTGCCACGGCTATGCCGTTGCCTTGCAGGATGCCACAAACGGTCATTGTCAGTGGGGCGTTTACGGAACCGAGTTGGGTTGCTGCCCCACGGATGGAAGCGGAAAGAAACAGAACAATTACTCTGCACCTGACATCGACTGGAGCGGCTACGCCTGGACACAGAAAATCATCACCGCTGCCGGCGGCAAGGACAAGTTGAATGCCACCGAAGATTCCGGTTATCCTGCCACCTACTATGCCGTTGTGGATTATGCGCACAAAGTCCCGTCCCCTGCCAATAGCACCGGCTGGTTTTTGCCCTCCATCGGCCAGATGTGGAATGTTTATCAAAACCGCGCTTCTTTGTTTGAAGGCAAGACAGTGGTATCAGGCTTAAAGTCTGACTGGTACTGGTCCTCCTCGGAGTTCTACAGCCTTCCGGCGGACTACGCTCTTTTTGTGAATGTGAGCAACGACCGCGTGAACCTCGACCGTAAGAGCAGCAGATTTAGTTTCGTGCGTCCGGTCTTGGCTTTCTGA
- a CDS encoding fimbrillin family protein, protein MKRNILHTLWAAALLLTACTQEELPLPGADNAAPLAITITDGGYALTTSADGSQKAATRATEDGYRTEFTASDACGLYLVRNGAIVYDNVKLTATAGTNGSLTWQPEAGVTLAGGMAGEKYFLYYPYQETAKMAGKVNATDTTSDGDFFATLINDWQPEADQSDYTQGYTASDLMTATGSGSKADGKLSLSFSMTHRMALAVVEMPKTVYKFTDTSIPDYVIATTADFSGEAKPCRNTDGTYRYFVRPGQGNTVTLTGSYADGKKEFFITPNNISVSSYKTYKVDGAPTIDKDHNLQVGDYLLADGNIVGKDETLTEEQKASVIAIVFHAGHHENDASDYSATGIGQQKCHGYAVALQDATNGHCQWGVYGTELGCCPTDGSGKKQNNYSAPDIDWSGYAWTQKIITAAGGKDKLNATEDSGYPATYYAVVDYAHKVPSPANSTGWFLPSIGQMWNVYQNRASLFEGKTVVSGLKSDWYWSSSEFCDLPASGALYVSVSGGNVYNYSKDDRNSYVRPVLAF, encoded by the coding sequence ATGAAACGAAATATCCTACATACCCTTTGGGCGGCGGCACTGCTGCTGACCGCCTGCACGCAGGAGGAGCTTCCCCTGCCCGGTGCTGACAATGCCGCACCGCTCGCCATCACCATCACCGACGGCGGCTATGCCCTGACAACTTCGGCTGACGGCTCGCAGAAAGCCGCTACCCGTGCTACCGAGGACGGTTACCGTACCGAGTTTACCGCCAGTGACGCCTGCGGACTCTACCTTGTGCGCAATGGGGCGATAGTCTATGACAATGTGAAACTCACCGCCACAGCAGGCACGAACGGCAGTCTTACCTGGCAACCCGAAGCGGGCGTAACCCTTGCCGGCGGAATGGCGGGCGAGAAGTATTTCCTCTACTATCCCTATCAAGAGACAGCGAAGATGGCGGGCAAGGTAAATGCCACCGACACCACGAGCGATGGCGATTTCTTCGCCACGCTTATCAATGACTGGCAGCCGGAAGCTGATCAGAGCGACTACACGCAAGGCTACACAGCCTCCGACCTCATGACCGCCACGGGCTCGGGAAGCAAAGCCGACGGCAAGCTCTCGCTCTCATTCTCCATGACCCACCGCATGGCACTCGCCGTAGTCGAAATGCCCAAGACGGTGTATAAGTTCACCGACACCTCCATTCCCGACTATGTGATTGCTACTACAGCCGATTTCAGTGGAGAGGCCAAGCCCTGCCGCAATACGGACGGCACATACCGCTACTTCGTCCGTCCCGGACAAGGCAATACCGTAACCCTCACCGGCAGCTATGCCGACGGCAAGAAGGAGTTTTTCATCACCCCGAACAATATCAGCGTAAGCTCATACAAGACCTATAAGGTGGACGGAGCACCGACGATTGACAAAGATCACAATTTGCAAGTAGGGGACTACCTCCTTGCCGACGGCAATATTGTAGGCAAAGACGAAACTTTGACCGAAGAACAGAAAGCAAGCGTTATCGCCATCGTGTTCCATGCCGGTCATCACGAAAACGATGCCTCCGATTACTCCGCCACCGGTATCGGTCAGCAGAAGTGCCACGGCTATGCCGTTGCCTTGCAGGATGCCACAAACGGTCATTGTCAGTGGGGCGTTTACGGAACCGAGTTGGGTTGCTGCCCCACGGATGGAAGCGGAAAGAAACAGAACAATTACTCTGCACCTGACATCGACTGGAGCGGCTACGCCTGGACACAGAAAATCATCACCGCTGCCGGCGGCAAGGACAAGTTGAATGCCACCGAAGATTCCGGTTATCCTGCCACCTACTATGCCGTTGTGGATTATGCGCACAAAGTCCCGTCCCCTGCCAATAGCACCGGCTGGTTTTTGCCCTCCATCGGCCAGATGTGGAATGTTTATCAAAACCGCGCTTCTTTGTTTGAAGGCAAGACAGTGGTATCAGGCTTAAAGTCTGACTGGTACTGGTCCTCCTCGGAGTTCTGCGACCTTCCGGCGAGCGGCGCTCTTTATGTGAGTGTGAGCGGCGGCAACGTGTACAACTACAGTAAGGACGACAGGAATAGTTACGTGCGTCCGGTCTTGGCTTTCTGA
- a CDS encoding DUF3575 domain-containing protein, which yields MTVIKRILLTVFLAVTGLSLSAQEKPDSTAYRFRFVAENDMFFSPWSGNGQELERLLAAIDEHRPAIEAGQMYLLVTSYATDGNEEQTAAQVAKTRRNRVKSELIVRGKIKESNFVTDQLFDEAYTDGNGKSLHNMVIVTLPASVEKVAEIAGAEAAARVEAYNKEVSGEAERERMAAKEQAKAEQTAKEKAEQERIAAEQAAREKAEAERMERERMAAEQVEKERLEAEEQARLQAEETAIATPYHFALRANLLRWATLTPDLGIEWRINRHVGIAVNGTWASWSWDDKNRRYALWEVAPEVRWYLGKEKRGYIGAMYKAGQFNYKLSETGRQGDLMGGGIVGGYQLKLNNALSLDFNLGIGYIHADYDKYVVINGVRVRRGSGTKNWWGPVSAGVTLVWNIF from the coding sequence ATGACAGTGATAAAACGAATATTATTGACGGTCTTTCTTGCCGTTACAGGATTGTCGCTTTCGGCACAGGAGAAGCCGGACTCCACTGCCTACCGTTTCCGGTTCGTGGCAGAGAACGATATGTTCTTCTCCCCGTGGAGCGGCAACGGACAGGAACTTGAGCGGTTGCTTGCAGCCATCGACGAACACCGCCCCGCCATCGAAGCCGGACAAATGTATCTTTTAGTGACAAGCTACGCTACGGACGGCAACGAAGAACAGACTGCGGCGCAAGTGGCAAAGACACGCCGCAATCGTGTGAAGTCGGAACTGATTGTGCGCGGCAAGATAAAAGAGTCGAACTTCGTCACCGACCAGTTGTTTGACGAAGCCTATACGGACGGGAACGGAAAATCCCTGCACAACATGGTCATCGTCACCCTCCCTGCCTCTGTTGAGAAAGTGGCGGAGATAGCCGGTGCGGAAGCCGCCGCCAGAGTGGAAGCCTATAACAAAGAGGTGTCTGGCGAGGCGGAGCGCGAACGTATGGCAGCGAAAGAGCAGGCAAAAGCGGAACAGACTGCCAAGGAAAAGGCAGAACAGGAGCGTATCGCTGCAGAGCAGGCAGCCCGAGAGAAAGCCGAGGCGGAACGGATGGAGCGTGAACGCATGGCAGCGGAACAAGTCGAAAAAGAGCGTCTGGAAGCGGAGGAACAAGCCCGCCTGCAAGCTGAAGAAACGGCAATAGCCACCCCGTATCATTTTGCCTTGCGTGCCAACCTCCTGCGTTGGGCAACCCTCACTCCCGATTTGGGTATCGAGTGGCGCATCAACCGCCATGTGGGTATTGCCGTGAACGGTACGTGGGCTTCATGGAGCTGGGACGACAAGAACCGCCGCTATGCCCTTTGGGAAGTGGCCCCCGAAGTGCGATGGTATCTCGGCAAGGAGAAACGGGGCTATATCGGTGCGATGTACAAGGCCGGGCAGTTCAACTACAAGCTGTCCGAAACAGGCCGTCAGGGCGACCTCATGGGCGGTGGTATCGTCGGAGGTTATCAGCTGAAACTCAACAATGCCCTTTCTCTTGATTTCAACCTCGGCATCGGCTATATCCATGCCGACTATGACAAGTATGTGGTCATCAACGGCGTGAGGGTAAGGCGCGGCAGCGGAACAAAGAACTGGTGGGGTCCTGTTTCGGCGGGTGTCACCCTGGTGTGGAACATCTTTTAG
- a CDS encoding fimbrillin family protein translates to MTMNMRFFIIAAATLLAACTQENEVQNNPVEARITAGVSGPKTRAVDNGWNADRIGVMVVDAPGTTTTMGDKYKNVGYATTSTGTNADFTPMTAGGGIFFEDAFLEFTFAAYAPYASGANASTLPGTDGKITVNTSNQPTTTEQEKVDYIHATGAKADKDSPTVSFTDNTAAGGSDCSFKHKMARLILKVQVSNTDGFDDTAVLEFADYKLGGLVHEGTFDVKTGTAAATGSVVSDWMLRQCTGAPNTATDKCVATFDAATGVMTFTMILLPQTLANALVLEISPDDGEYQSYSNKDMIKPALEAGYSYTYTITVKKTGLTLSGSTIENWNDGGSHAGDAKM, encoded by the coding sequence ATGACAATGAACATGAGGTTTTTCATTATTGCAGCAGCAACGCTATTGGCTGCGTGTACACAAGAGAACGAGGTACAGAACAATCCGGTGGAAGCACGAATCACGGCAGGCGTGAGCGGGCCGAAGACCCGTGCTGTGGACAACGGGTGGAACGCCGACCGAATCGGCGTGATGGTGGTGGATGCCCCTGGCACGACCACGACCATGGGCGACAAGTACAAGAACGTGGGATACGCGACCACGAGTACCGGCACCAACGCGGACTTCACCCCGATGACGGCGGGTGGCGGCATCTTCTTCGAGGATGCTTTCCTCGAGTTTACTTTTGCCGCCTACGCGCCTTACGCATCGGGCGCAAACGCCTCCACCCTGCCTGGTACAGACGGGAAGATTACGGTAAATACAAGCAACCAGCCCACGACCACGGAACAGGAGAAGGTGGACTACATCCATGCCACGGGAGCCAAGGCCGATAAAGACAGCCCGACCGTCAGCTTCACGGACAACACCGCCGCGGGCGGCAGCGACTGCTCCTTCAAGCACAAGATGGCCCGTCTTATCCTCAAGGTGCAGGTGTCGAACACCGACGGTTTCGACGACACTGCCGTGCTGGAATTCGCCGACTACAAGCTGGGCGGCCTGGTTCACGAGGGAACGTTCGATGTGAAGACCGGTACCGCCGCGGCCACGGGCAGCGTTGTGAGCGACTGGATGTTACGCCAGTGCACCGGTGCCCCGAATACGGCCACGGACAAGTGCGTGGCAACCTTTGACGCCGCCACGGGCGTGATGACTTTCACCATGATCCTGCTCCCGCAGACACTCGCCAACGCTTTGGTGCTTGAGATATCTCCCGATGACGGGGAATACCAGAGCTACTCCAACAAGGACATGATCAAACCCGCGTTGGAGGCCGGTTATTCTTATACCTACACCATCACGGTGAAGAAGACGGGGCTGACCCTTAGCGGAAGCACCATCGAAAACTGGAACGACGGTGGTAGCCATGCGGGTGATGCAAAAATGTAG
- a CDS encoding PRTRC system ThiF family protein produces the protein MKRVHYTDSYLMNPQHPVTVNIIGAGGTGSQVLTGMARLDVTLRALGHPGLFVTVYDPDIVTDANIGRQLFGPSDLGLNKSQCLVTRINNFFGNDWKAEASFYPSVLKEVKRTEIANITITCTDNIKSRLDLWNVLAKVPSSSYTDNNTPLYWMDFGNTKTAGQVVLGTVPKKIKQPVSTMYETVGSLKVITRFVKYARVKEVDSGPSCSLAEALEKQDLFINSTLAQLGCNILWKMFRHGMIEHHGLFLNLETMKVNPIGV, from the coding sequence ATGAAAAGAGTACATTATACAGACAGTTACCTGATGAACCCGCAACATCCGGTGACGGTAAACATCATAGGCGCGGGCGGTACAGGCTCGCAAGTGCTGACCGGTATGGCAAGACTGGATGTCACGCTCCGTGCACTCGGACATCCGGGATTGTTCGTAACGGTCTACGATCCAGACATCGTGACGGACGCAAACATTGGGCGGCAGCTCTTCGGACCGTCGGACCTGGGACTGAACAAGTCACAATGTCTGGTCACAAGGATAAACAATTTTTTCGGAAACGACTGGAAAGCGGAGGCGAGTTTCTATCCGTCGGTATTGAAGGAGGTAAAGCGGACCGAAATTGCGAACATCACCATTACCTGTACGGATAATATAAAATCCAGACTCGATTTGTGGAACGTGCTTGCGAAAGTTCCTTCATCCTCCTATACGGACAATAACACACCGCTCTACTGGATGGATTTCGGGAATACAAAGACCGCCGGGCAGGTTGTACTGGGAACCGTGCCGAAGAAAATCAAACAGCCGGTTTCCACGATGTATGAAACGGTCGGCTCACTGAAAGTCATTACCCGTTTTGTGAAATATGCGAGAGTGAAAGAAGTGGATTCCGGACCGAGTTGCTCACTGGCAGAGGCATTGGAAAAACAGGATCTGTTTATCAACTCCACGCTGGCGCAACTCGGCTGCAATATCCTCTGGAAAATGTTCCGCCACGGGATGATTGAGCATCACGGGCTGTTCCTGAACTTAGAAACGATGAAAGTCAATCCGATAGGGGTATAA
- a CDS encoding FimB/Mfa2 family fimbrial subunit, translated as MNTTIIIRQIKEYTGAYGKAYTLLYLIGAVAILTSCVKDDLYDTPHPDRGAVVVTTDWSGKSTEADIPQAYTLRIGGREQNVSAATNVFDALLAPGGYGLTVYNSPEGISIDGNKATVNPVDLTGAIEPHPGYLFASHQDISVVADDTLHVTAPMRQYVRRLDIELTATEGDYSRVQSATATLSGVASAADMATGDRSAAAQVTNAFRQDGNKFTIFFRLLGIVPTETHTLTVDITFNNGDTQRVVSDLTEAIRDFNNGTKPVKLTGNLLLPVEAGVTGATITGWNEVESGNGDAN; from the coding sequence ATGAATACAACGATAATCATACGACAGATAAAGGAATATACGGGAGCATACGGAAAGGCTTATACCTTATTATATCTAATAGGTGCGGTGGCCATACTGACCTCGTGCGTGAAGGACGACCTCTATGACACGCCGCACCCCGACCGTGGGGCGGTGGTCGTAACCACAGACTGGAGCGGAAAGAGCACCGAGGCGGACATACCGCAGGCATACACACTGCGCATCGGCGGGAGGGAACAGAACGTGAGTGCGGCGACCAACGTGTTCGACGCGCTGCTCGCGCCCGGTGGCTACGGCCTGACGGTGTACAACTCCCCGGAGGGGATTAGTATCGACGGAAACAAGGCAACGGTGAATCCGGTGGATCTGACGGGTGCAATAGAGCCGCACCCCGGCTACCTCTTCGCCTCGCACCAGGACATCAGCGTCGTGGCGGATGACACCCTGCACGTCACCGCCCCGATGAGACAATACGTGCGCAGGCTCGACATCGAACTGACCGCCACGGAAGGCGACTACAGCCGTGTACAGTCGGCTACGGCAACGCTCTCCGGCGTGGCTTCGGCAGCGGATATGGCAACAGGCGACCGGAGTGCAGCGGCACAAGTAACAAACGCTTTCAGGCAGGACGGCAACAAGTTCACAATCTTTTTCCGACTGCTCGGCATCGTCCCGACGGAAACGCATACGCTGACGGTGGACATCACTTTCAACAACGGTGACACGCAGCGGGTAGTGAGCGACCTTACCGAGGCCATAAGGGACTTCAATAACGGCACCAAACCGGTTAAACTCACGGGTAATCTGCTTTTGCCCGTAGAGGCCGGGGTAACGGGCGCAACCATCACGGGCTGGAACGAGGTAGAAAGCGGCAATGGGGATGCTAACTGA